The following proteins come from a genomic window of Miscanthus floridulus cultivar M001 chromosome 2, ASM1932011v1, whole genome shotgun sequence:
- the LOC136524378 gene encoding WAT1-related protein At3g02690, chloroplastic-like isoform X1: MLAAARPASAHLLLLVPLPSPPRLSNPAPTRRLYALAPARRPAAAAVRARRESSPPSAPSPPAAPADSLDCVGTGSDVECFVDAGAEDAASPLLPTCSPAPGASKDDGKSEGDDAAVSASSPGGRELWEWASLVSPFFFWGTAMVAMKGVIPRTGPFFVAALRLLPAGALLVAFAAARGRKQPSGWEAWLAIAAFGLIDAACFQAHNRGHGFLAEGLQKTSAGLGSVIIDSQPLTVAILASLFFGESIGTIGVGGLVLGVVGLLLLEVPALSIEGNDTTIWGSGEWLMFLSAQSMAVGTIMVRWVSKYSDPIMATGWHMIIGGLPLLVISVLNHDPALSGHIQDLTWSDILALGYTSIFGSALSYGVYFYNATRGSLTTLSSLTFLTPMFASVFGYLYLGETFSPVQLGGALLTLVAIYMVNYKSIIGEK; encoded by the exons ATGCTCGCCGCCGCGCGCCCCGCGTCCGCCCACCTCCTCCTACTCGTCCCGCTCCCTTCTCCTCCCCGCCTTTCAAATCCCGCCCCGACCCGCAGACTCTACGCCCTCGCCCCCGCCCGCCGCCCTGCGGCGGCGGCCGTGCGCGCGCGCCGCGAATCCTCTCCTCCCTCCGCGCCCTCCCCTCCCGCCGCCCCGGCCGACTCGCTCGACTGCGTCGGCACTGGCTCGGATGTCGAGTGCTTCGTCGACGCCGGCGCCGAAGACGCCGCTAGTCCCCTTCTTCCCACGTGCTCCCCAGCCCCAGGCGCGTCCAAGGACGATGGGAAGAGCGAGGGCGACGACGCGGCGGTCTCGGCTTCATCCCCTGGGGGGAGGGAGCTCTGGGAGTGGGCATCCCTGGTGTCGCCCTTCTTCTTCTGGGGCACGGCTATGGTGGCCATGAAGGGGGTCATCCCCCGCACGGGTCCCTTCTTCGTCGCCGCGCTGCGCCTGCTCCCCGCGGGCGCGCTGCTCGTCGCCTTCGCCGCCGCGCGCGGCAGGAAGCAGCCCTCCGGCTGGGAGGCCTGGCTCGCCATCGCCGCGTTCGGACTCATCGACGCCGCCTGCTTCCAGGCACATAATCGTGGCCAT GGCTTTCTCGCGGAGGGATTGCAGAAGACGTCGGCTGGGCTCGGGAGC GTCATCATTGACTCTCAGCCATTGACGGTTGCTATCCTTGCGTCACTGTTCTTTGGAGAGTCGATTGGCACGATAGGAGTTGGAGGGCTCGTGCTGGGTGTCGTGGGGCTCTTACTTCTCGAG GTTCCAGCATTGTCAATTGAAGGAAATGACACAACAATCTGGGGAAGTGGGGAATGGTTGATGTTCCTCTCAGCTCAAAGCATGGCAGTTGGAACTATCATGGTCCGCTGGGTGTCAAAGTACTCTGATCCAATTATGGCAACAGGATGG CACATGATTATAGGTGGGCTTCCTTTGCTGGTTATATCTGTTCTTAATCATGATCCTGCTCTGAGTGGCCATATTCAAGATCTTACATGGAGCGACATATTAGCACTTGGCTATACATCTATATTTGGCAGTGCTCTCAGCTACGGTGTATACTTCTACAATGCTACTAGGG GTAGCTTAACCACACTTAGTTCTCTCACTTTCTTGACCCCCATGTTTGCATCCGTTTTCGG GTACCTGTACCTGGGTGAGACCTTCTCACCAGTACAGCTTGGTGGTGCGCTTCTCACACTGGTTGCCATCTACATGGTCAACTACAAAAGCATTATAGGTGAGAAATAA
- the LOC136524378 gene encoding WAT1-related protein At3g02690, chloroplastic-like isoform X2, giving the protein MLAAARPASAHLLLLVPLPSPPRLSNPAPTRRLYALAPARRPAAAAVRARRESSPPSAPSPPAAPADSLDCVGTGSDVECFVDAGAEDAASPLLPTCSPAPGASKDDGKSEGDDAAVSASSPGGRELWEWASLVSPFFFWGTAMVAMKGVIPRTGPFFVAALRLLPAGALLVAFAAARGRKQPSGWEAWLAIAAFGLIDAACFQGFLAEGLQKTSAGLGSVIIDSQPLTVAILASLFFGESIGTIGVGGLVLGVVGLLLLEVPALSIEGNDTTIWGSGEWLMFLSAQSMAVGTIMVRWVSKYSDPIMATGWHMIIGGLPLLVISVLNHDPALSGHIQDLTWSDILALGYTSIFGSALSYGVYFYNATRGSLTTLSSLTFLTPMFASVFGYLYLGETFSPVQLGGALLTLVAIYMVNYKSIIGEK; this is encoded by the exons ATGCTCGCCGCCGCGCGCCCCGCGTCCGCCCACCTCCTCCTACTCGTCCCGCTCCCTTCTCCTCCCCGCCTTTCAAATCCCGCCCCGACCCGCAGACTCTACGCCCTCGCCCCCGCCCGCCGCCCTGCGGCGGCGGCCGTGCGCGCGCGCCGCGAATCCTCTCCTCCCTCCGCGCCCTCCCCTCCCGCCGCCCCGGCCGACTCGCTCGACTGCGTCGGCACTGGCTCGGATGTCGAGTGCTTCGTCGACGCCGGCGCCGAAGACGCCGCTAGTCCCCTTCTTCCCACGTGCTCCCCAGCCCCAGGCGCGTCCAAGGACGATGGGAAGAGCGAGGGCGACGACGCGGCGGTCTCGGCTTCATCCCCTGGGGGGAGGGAGCTCTGGGAGTGGGCATCCCTGGTGTCGCCCTTCTTCTTCTGGGGCACGGCTATGGTGGCCATGAAGGGGGTCATCCCCCGCACGGGTCCCTTCTTCGTCGCCGCGCTGCGCCTGCTCCCCGCGGGCGCGCTGCTCGTCGCCTTCGCCGCCGCGCGCGGCAGGAAGCAGCCCTCCGGCTGGGAGGCCTGGCTCGCCATCGCCGCGTTCGGACTCATCGACGCCGCCTGCTTCCAG GGCTTTCTCGCGGAGGGATTGCAGAAGACGTCGGCTGGGCTCGGGAGC GTCATCATTGACTCTCAGCCATTGACGGTTGCTATCCTTGCGTCACTGTTCTTTGGAGAGTCGATTGGCACGATAGGAGTTGGAGGGCTCGTGCTGGGTGTCGTGGGGCTCTTACTTCTCGAG GTTCCAGCATTGTCAATTGAAGGAAATGACACAACAATCTGGGGAAGTGGGGAATGGTTGATGTTCCTCTCAGCTCAAAGCATGGCAGTTGGAACTATCATGGTCCGCTGGGTGTCAAAGTACTCTGATCCAATTATGGCAACAGGATGG CACATGATTATAGGTGGGCTTCCTTTGCTGGTTATATCTGTTCTTAATCATGATCCTGCTCTGAGTGGCCATATTCAAGATCTTACATGGAGCGACATATTAGCACTTGGCTATACATCTATATTTGGCAGTGCTCTCAGCTACGGTGTATACTTCTACAATGCTACTAGGG GTAGCTTAACCACACTTAGTTCTCTCACTTTCTTGACCCCCATGTTTGCATCCGTTTTCGG GTACCTGTACCTGGGTGAGACCTTCTCACCAGTACAGCTTGGTGGTGCGCTTCTCACACTGGTTGCCATCTACATGGTCAACTACAAAAGCATTATAGGTGAGAAATAA